Proteins from a single region of Halorubrum sp. 2020YC2:
- a CDS encoding phosphate uptake regulator PhoU: METRKVQVTGGSTYTVSIPKTWATDNGVEAGTEIEFHPDGDSLFLTPKSDSERTRGTLDIADLTGQALRRAVTTMYVSGFDVIELEAAEITTEQRSTIRDAVQSLVGLEVLEETRDRVVVQDLLDSSELSIHNAVTRMRLISLSMLEDAITALSERDHDLARDVIGRDDDLDRLWLVVSRIFRATLRTPKAAEELGLPREECFDYHSSARQLERIGDHATKIAHLTLNIDDPLPDDVVEAVSDLHGDAVDVIDAAMDALFDDDTEAATRRANEARTGVRVIDERVRSIDELLRDLDPTRAQLLGLVVDSVLRSADYGGNIAETALQKAAPTP; the protein is encoded by the coding sequence ATGGAAACCCGGAAGGTCCAGGTCACCGGCGGTTCGACGTACACGGTGTCGATTCCCAAGACGTGGGCGACGGACAACGGCGTCGAGGCCGGGACGGAGATCGAGTTCCATCCCGACGGCGACTCGCTGTTTCTCACGCCCAAGTCCGACTCGGAGCGGACGCGGGGGACGCTCGACATCGCGGACCTGACCGGGCAGGCCCTCCGCCGCGCGGTGACGACGATGTACGTCAGCGGCTTCGACGTCATCGAACTGGAGGCGGCGGAGATAACCACCGAGCAGCGGTCGACGATCCGCGACGCGGTTCAGAGTCTCGTCGGTCTGGAGGTGTTAGAGGAGACGCGCGACCGCGTCGTCGTTCAGGACCTCCTCGACTCCTCGGAGCTTTCGATCCACAACGCGGTCACGCGGATGCGACTGATCTCGCTTTCGATGCTGGAGGACGCGATCACCGCGCTCTCGGAGCGCGACCACGACCTCGCGCGCGACGTGATCGGTCGCGACGACGACCTCGACCGGCTGTGGCTCGTCGTCTCGCGGATCTTCCGCGCCACGCTGCGGACGCCGAAGGCCGCCGAGGAGCTGGGGCTCCCGCGCGAGGAGTGTTTCGACTACCACTCCAGCGCGCGCCAGTTAGAGCGGATCGGCGACCACGCGACGAAGATCGCGCACCTGACCCTGAACATCGACGACCCCCTGCCCGACGATGTCGTCGAGGCCGTCAGCGACCTCCACGGCGACGCGGTCGACGTGATCGACGCGGCGATGGACGCGCTGTTCGACGACGACACCGAGGCGGCGACGCGGCGGGCCAACGAGGCGCGGACCGGCGTCAGGGTGATCGACGAGCGCGTCCGCTCCATCGACGAACTCCTCCGCGACCTCGACCCGACTCGCGCGCAACTGCTCGGGCTGGTCGTCGACTCTGTCCTCCGGTCGGCCGACTACGGCGGGAACATCGCGGAAACGGCCCTCCAGAAGGCGGCGCCGACGCCGTGA
- a CDS encoding D-2-hydroxyacid dehydrogenase, translating into MSDPDVLVLRQTIHGLGPDELADALRERLPGAEVARARTPAEERDLIRDARIAVGLNIDEALLDAAEELELFACVFAGTGHLPRELLADRGVAVTNASGVHGPNIAEHVVGSMIAHARQFHRAYRQQSRREWRTYETTEVCGSTVAVVGLGAIGRAVVDRLKAFDAETVGVRYSPEKGGPTDEVYGFDEFHEAVTDAEYVVLACPLTETTEGLVDADALRTMRPDAILVNIARGPIVDTDALVTELRNNRIRGAALDVTDPEPLPEDHPLWGLSNATITPHNAGHTPEYYERVADILADNVARLDAGDDLRNRVV; encoded by the coding sequence ATGAGCGATCCGGACGTCCTCGTGCTTCGACAGACGATCCACGGACTCGGTCCCGACGAACTGGCGGACGCGCTCCGCGAGCGACTCCCCGGCGCCGAGGTCGCGCGGGCGCGGACGCCCGCGGAGGAGCGCGACCTGATCCGAGACGCGCGGATCGCCGTCGGGCTCAACATCGACGAGGCGCTGCTCGACGCCGCCGAGGAGTTGGAGCTGTTCGCCTGCGTGTTCGCGGGGACGGGGCACCTCCCGCGGGAACTGCTCGCAGACCGCGGGGTCGCCGTCACGAACGCCTCCGGCGTCCACGGGCCGAACATCGCGGAACACGTCGTCGGGTCGATGATCGCGCACGCGCGACAGTTCCACCGGGCGTATCGCCAGCAGTCTCGCCGGGAGTGGCGCACCTACGAGACGACCGAGGTGTGCGGCTCGACGGTCGCCGTCGTCGGGCTCGGCGCGATCGGGCGGGCGGTCGTCGACCGTCTGAAGGCGTTCGACGCCGAGACGGTCGGCGTCCGCTACTCCCCCGAGAAGGGCGGGCCGACGGACGAGGTGTACGGGTTCGACGAGTTTCACGAGGCCGTCACCGACGCGGAGTACGTCGTGCTGGCGTGTCCGCTCACGGAGACGACCGAAGGGTTAGTCGACGCGGACGCGCTCCGGACAATGCGGCCCGACGCGATACTGGTCAACATCGCGCGCGGCCCGATCGTCGACACCGACGCCTTAGTGACGGAGCTCCGGAACAACCGCATCCGCGGCGCGGCGCTCGACGTCACCGACCCGGAGCCGCTCCCGGAGGACCACCCGCTGTGGGGGCTGTCGAACGCGACGATCACGCCGCACAACGCCGGCCACACGCCCGAGTACTACGAGCGCGTCGCGGACATCCTCGCGGACAACGTCGCCCGACTGGACGCGGGCGACGACCTGCGAAACCGCGTGGTGTGA
- a CDS encoding cystathionine gamma-synthase, which yields MSDRSDGSDGDRDDDRRFETRAIHAGQEPDPETGALMTPIHANSTYEQDAPGDHRGYEYSRTGNPTRTDLEANLASLESGSHARCFSSGMGAINTVLNLLSAGDHVVAGDDVYGGTHRILTQVYDEYDIDTSFVDTTDHDAVRDAMREETELVWVETPTNPLMNVNDIGALAEVAHEGDALCAVDNTFATPYLQRPLEHGADIVSQSLTKYLGGHSDTIGGALIVDDEELDERLGFYQNSVGATPGPFDAFLVLRGTKTLPVRMDRHCENATELAEWLEDRDAVDRVYYPGLESHPDHELAAAQMDDFGGMLSFELDGTLEEASTVVSETEVFTLAESLGGVESLIEQPAAMTHAAIPREERLAAGLTDGLIRVSVGIEHVDDMKADLQAAFDAALS from the coding sequence ATGAGCGACCGATCTGACGGCAGCGACGGCGACCGCGACGACGACCGCCGCTTCGAGACCCGCGCGATCCACGCCGGACAGGAGCCGGACCCGGAGACGGGCGCGCTGATGACCCCGATCCACGCGAACTCGACGTACGAGCAGGACGCGCCGGGCGACCACCGCGGCTACGAGTACAGCCGGACCGGGAACCCGACGCGCACCGACCTCGAAGCGAACCTCGCCTCGCTGGAGTCGGGCAGCCACGCGCGCTGTTTCTCCTCGGGGATGGGCGCGATAAACACCGTCCTCAACCTGCTGTCGGCGGGCGACCACGTCGTCGCGGGCGACGACGTGTACGGCGGGACCCACCGCATCCTGACGCAGGTGTACGACGAGTACGACATCGACACCAGCTTCGTCGACACGACCGACCACGACGCGGTCCGGGACGCGATGCGCGAGGAGACCGAACTGGTGTGGGTCGAGACGCCCACGAACCCGCTGATGAACGTCAACGACATCGGCGCGCTCGCGGAGGTCGCCCACGAGGGCGACGCGCTCTGCGCGGTCGACAACACGTTCGCGACGCCGTACCTCCAGCGCCCGCTCGAACACGGCGCCGACATCGTCTCCCAGTCGCTGACGAAGTACCTCGGTGGCCACTCGGACACCATCGGCGGCGCGCTTATCGTCGACGACGAGGAGTTAGACGAGCGGCTCGGCTTCTACCAGAACTCGGTCGGGGCGACGCCCGGGCCGTTCGACGCGTTCCTCGTCCTCCGCGGGACGAAGACGCTCCCGGTCCGGATGGACCGCCACTGCGAGAACGCGACGGAGCTCGCGGAGTGGCTGGAGGACCGCGACGCGGTCGACCGCGTCTACTACCCCGGGCTGGAGTCGCACCCGGACCACGAGCTGGCGGCCGCACAGATGGACGACTTCGGCGGCATGCTCTCCTTCGAACTTGACGGCACCCTCGAAGAGGCGTCGACGGTCGTGAGCGAGACCGAGGTGTTCACGCTCGCGGAGTCGCTCGGCGGCGTCGAGAGCCTGATCGAGCAGCCCGCGGCGATGACCCACGCCGCCATCCCGCGCGAGGAGCGGCTCGCGGCCGGACTCACCGACGGCCTGATCCGGGTCTCGGTCGGGATCGAACACGTCGACGACATGAAGGCAGACCTCCAAGCGGCGTTCGACGCGGCGCTGTCGTAG
- a CDS encoding peptidylprolyl isomerase has translation MARDVHDPDNPQVTIQTNHGEIVVELFADRAPKTVENFLGLARHDPAADAEPARDTNTWEDPKTGEVRGDSLYEGIVFHRVIDDFMIQGGDPMENGRGGPGYQFDDEFHDDLTHDGPGILSMANSGPNTNGSQFFITLDATPHLDGKHAVFGQVIDGMDVVEEIGGVPTGRNDDPREAVEIEKVDVDE, from the coding sequence ATGGCACGAGACGTCCACGACCCCGACAACCCGCAGGTAACGATCCAGACCAACCACGGCGAAATCGTCGTCGAGCTGTTCGCCGACCGCGCGCCGAAGACGGTCGAGAACTTCCTCGGCTTAGCGCGCCACGACCCCGCCGCCGACGCGGAGCCGGCGCGTGACACGAACACGTGGGAGGACCCCAAGACCGGCGAGGTCCGCGGCGACTCGCTGTACGAGGGTATCGTCTTCCACCGCGTCATCGACGACTTCATGATCCAGGGCGGCGACCCGATGGAGAACGGCCGCGGCGGTCCCGGCTACCAGTTCGACGACGAGTTCCACGACGACCTCACCCACGACGGGCCCGGTATCCTCTCGATGGCGAACTCCGGCCCGAACACGAACGGCTCGCAGTTCTTCATCACGCTGGACGCCACCCCGCACCTCGACGGTAAACACGCCGTCTTCGGGCAGGTCATCGACGGGATGGACGTCGTCGAGGAGATCGGCGGCGTGCCGACCGGCCGCAACGACGACCCCCGCGAGGCCGTCGAGATCGAGAAGGTCGACGTCGACGAGTAA
- a CDS encoding DUF1427 family protein, with protein MSSTPVLTAAALVVGVTVGALFAFLRVPIPAPPELPGVVAIVGIYLGFKLVGYAGVGFDLLDALGL; from the coding sequence ATGAGTTCGACCCCCGTCCTGACCGCCGCGGCGCTCGTCGTCGGGGTGACCGTCGGCGCGCTGTTCGCGTTCCTCCGCGTTCCGATCCCCGCGCCCCCGGAGCTACCGGGGGTGGTGGCGATCGTCGGGATTTACCTCGGGTTCAAGCTGGTCGGCTACGCCGGCGTCGGCTTCGACCTGCTCGACGCGCTCGGACTGTAG
- a CDS encoding universal stress protein: protein MYDDILLPVAPGGEANDAIPHAASLAERYDATVRVVSAADTAVDTLAGPRTGAFSDRLAEAAEERVEAVTAELEAAGAETVGNVVRGEPLDVIESAIDDGADIVVMPSHTRRGIRRLLLGSVTEKVVRVASVPVVTVPMDETEEGGEESAEPAAGSDAGDASNAR, encoded by the coding sequence ATGTACGACGACATCCTCCTGCCAGTCGCGCCCGGCGGCGAGGCGAACGACGCGATCCCGCACGCGGCCAGCCTCGCTGAACGGTACGACGCGACGGTTCGCGTGGTCTCGGCGGCCGACACCGCGGTCGACACGCTCGCGGGGCCGCGGACCGGCGCGTTCTCCGACCGGCTCGCGGAGGCGGCCGAAGAGCGCGTCGAGGCGGTGACGGCCGAACTGGAGGCCGCCGGCGCCGAGACGGTCGGAAACGTCGTCCGCGGCGAGCCGCTGGACGTCATCGAGAGCGCGATCGACGACGGCGCCGACATCGTCGTCATGCCGAGCCACACCCGGCGGGGGATCCGGCGCCTCCTCCTCGGTAGCGTGACGGAGAAGGTCGTCCGGGTCGCCTCCGTGCCCGTGGTGACGGTCCCGATGGACGAGACCGAGGAGGGAGGCGAGGAGTCAGCGGAGCCGGCCGCCGGAAGCGACGCGGGCGACGCGTCCAACGCGCGGTGA
- the truA gene encoding tRNA pseudouridine(38-40) synthase TruA, whose translation MTGDPNDSTGRETVTRAFRVAYDGREYAGFQRQPHAHTVADALLGALADHGVVEPGEGPTHATPPGYAAAGRTDAGVSAVAQTVAFEAPTWLTPRAFNGHLPGSVRVWAAADVEDGFHATHDAVRRTYRYHLYAPSADAADAPADPARRDPEHAVDDDRFRAALARFDGEHDFHNLTTDETGTVRDLDARAVREGDTLVVELAADGFPRALVRRVVAAARAVGRGTADLAWIDRLLAAEPVPGERGVGPAPPEPLVLWDVTYPEAAFAVDPEAAESARVAFGERHRDARHAATATGAVRDRLFSAIKER comes from the coding sequence GTGACGGGCGACCCGAACGACTCGACCGGGAGGGAGACCGTCACCCGCGCCTTCCGGGTCGCGTACGACGGCCGGGAGTACGCCGGCTTCCAGCGCCAGCCGCACGCGCACACGGTCGCGGACGCGCTCCTCGGCGCGCTGGCCGATCACGGGGTCGTCGAACCCGGCGAGGGACCGACCCACGCCACGCCCCCCGGCTACGCCGCCGCCGGCCGGACCGACGCGGGGGTCTCGGCGGTGGCCCAGACCGTCGCGTTCGAGGCGCCGACGTGGCTCACGCCGCGCGCGTTCAACGGCCACCTGCCGGGGTCGGTCCGCGTGTGGGCCGCCGCCGACGTCGAGGACGGGTTCCACGCGACGCACGACGCGGTCCGGCGGACGTACCGATACCACCTCTACGCGCCGAGCGCCGACGCCGCGGACGCGCCCGCAGACCCGGCGCGCAGAGACCCGGAACACGCGGTCGACGACGACCGGTTCCGGGCGGCGCTCGCGCGGTTCGACGGCGAACACGACTTCCACAACCTGACGACCGACGAGACGGGGACGGTCCGCGACCTCGACGCGCGGGCGGTCCGCGAGGGTGACACGCTCGTCGTCGAACTCGCCGCGGACGGCTTCCCCCGCGCGCTCGTGCGGCGTGTCGTCGCCGCGGCCCGCGCCGTCGGTCGCGGGACGGCGGACCTCGCGTGGATCGACCGGCTGCTCGCCGCGGAACCGGTTCCCGGCGAGCGCGGCGTCGGGCCGGCGCCCCCGGAGCCGCTCGTGCTGTGGGACGTGACCTACCCCGAAGCGGCGTTCGCGGTCGACCCCGAGGCCGCGGAGAGCGCTCGCGTCGCTTTCGGGGAGCGCCACCGGGACGCCCGCCACGCCGCGACCGCCACCGGCGCGGTGCGCGACAGGCTGTTCTCGGCCATCAAGGAACGGTAG
- a CDS encoding Rrf2 family transcriptional regulator has protein sequence MSEIQLSSSQERVLTALVNLSEGREAPVQGREIADAIDRNAGTVRNRMGSLRTLGLVEGVAGPDGGYVPTDGAYDALGIERLEDAATTPVEREGAPVEDVTVAEIDLSSVANPELCRAELVIRGPVGPFDAGDRVTVGPTPAAGLRLSGVVDATNVDGNTLLVRVDGMETPAGGSAA, from the coding sequence ATGTCCGAAATTCAGTTGAGTTCGAGTCAGGAACGGGTGCTTACCGCGCTCGTGAACCTCTCCGAGGGTCGAGAGGCACCGGTACAGGGACGCGAGATAGCCGACGCTATCGACCGCAACGCGGGGACGGTCCGGAACCGGATGGGGAGCCTCCGGACGCTCGGCCTCGTCGAGGGGGTCGCCGGGCCCGACGGCGGCTACGTCCCCACCGACGGGGCGTACGACGCGCTCGGTATCGAGCGGCTGGAGGACGCGGCGACGACGCCCGTCGAGCGCGAGGGCGCTCCGGTCGAGGACGTCACCGTTGCGGAGATAGACCTGTCGAGCGTCGCGAACCCGGAGCTGTGCCGCGCCGAACTCGTGATCCGCGGTCCGGTCGGCCCCTTCGACGCCGGCGACCGCGTGACCGTCGGTCCGACCCCCGCGGCTGGGCTTCGGCTCTCCGGCGTGGTCGACGCGACCAACGTCGACGGGAACACCCTCCTCGTTCGCGTCGACGGCATGGAGACGCCGGCGGGCGGGTCGGCGGCGTAG
- the nadE gene encoding NAD(+) synthase, translating to MADRDSAFDLDEDAATGRSAGSAASNDDGSAAGRTRSLPESLLPDRDPGAERDRVGSFIAEQVSAAGADGVVVNMSGGLDSTVTAALAVEALGADRVYGLILPCNKIGAPHARDAEALAAALGIDHDTVHLQPLFAQFGAVVPDRFDLHGQPVRSGNAVSRLRMAVAYLAANATNRLVCGTANRSELLLGYLTKHGDGAADMFPLGHRYKTDVRALAAELDVPEFVVEKAPTAGFLPGQRDADDLGAPYEVVDPVLHLGVDRGLDPESVLERIAAALSDPGDGDESDDSELAAVDRELVAELLGRHRATAHKRLPPPTPDADLE from the coding sequence ATGGCTGACCGCGACTCGGCGTTCGACCTCGACGAGGACGCGGCGACCGGGCGCTCGGCGGGGAGCGCGGCGTCGAACGACGACGGGTCGGCCGCCGGTCGGACTCGGTCCCTCCCGGAGTCGCTCCTCCCGGACCGGGACCCCGGGGCCGAGCGCGACCGGGTCGGCTCGTTCATCGCCGAACAGGTGAGCGCCGCGGGGGCCGACGGCGTGGTAGTGAACATGAGCGGCGGACTCGACTCGACGGTGACGGCGGCGCTCGCGGTCGAGGCGCTCGGCGCCGACCGCGTCTACGGGCTGATCCTCCCGTGTAACAAGATCGGCGCCCCCCACGCTCGCGACGCCGAGGCGCTCGCGGCGGCGCTGGGGATCGACCACGACACGGTCCACCTCCAGCCGCTGTTCGCGCAGTTCGGCGCGGTCGTCCCCGACCGCTTCGACCTCCACGGCCAGCCGGTCCGGTCCGGCAACGCGGTCTCGCGGCTCCGGATGGCGGTCGCGTACCTCGCGGCCAACGCGACGAACCGCCTGGTCTGTGGCACCGCGAACCGCAGCGAACTCCTCTTGGGCTACCTGACGAAACACGGCGACGGCGCAGCCGACATGTTCCCGCTCGGCCACCGCTACAAGACGGACGTCCGGGCGCTCGCCGCCGAACTCGACGTGCCGGAGTTCGTCGTCGAGAAGGCGCCCACAGCCGGATTTCTCCCGGGACAGCGCGACGCCGACGACCTCGGCGCCCCCTACGAGGTCGTCGACCCCGTCCTCCACCTCGGCGTCGACCGCGGTCTCGACCCCGAGTCGGTCCTCGAACGGATCGCCGCCGCACTCTCCGACCCCGGCGACGGCGACGAAAGCGACGACAGCGAACTCGCCGCCGTCGACCGCGAACTCGTCGCTGAGCTCTTGGGTCGGCACCGCGCGACGGCACACAAGCGGCTCCCGCCGCCGACGCCGGACGCGGACCTCGAGTGA
- a CDS encoding M28 family metallopeptidase, which translates to MIDDATDATRSAAVDRVRERAAALAPALGATWTDDEPWRFLTDLTATGSRMAGSEGERRAAGLVADAFERAGLADVRTEPFDLPTWERGSASLDVTVSGRDGEPATRSFDALALPYSPAGSVAGELVDVGYGTPAEIDEREVEGRIAVASTTTPSGGRFVHRMEKFGYAIDAGAVGFVFVNHLDGQLPPTGSLTFGAEAEAVAVGVSKETGAWLREYAVGGEGAITSGSRDVAQAELSVEASTTPGESRNVIGRAGPDTDERVLLLAHYDAHDIAEGALDNGCGIATVATAAGILADADLPLGVDVVAVGAEEVGLLGAEHLADRLDLDRVKGVVNVDGAGRFRDLVALAHASTAAASVAEAVSAATRQPVEVDAQPHPFSDQWPFVRRGVPALQLHSDSGDRGRGWGHTHADTRDKVDDRNVREHAMLTALLVAEFASPERDLPRLDRDELAAAFREADFETGMRAADLWPADWD; encoded by the coding sequence ATGATCGACGACGCAACAGACGCGACGCGTTCCGCCGCGGTCGACCGCGTGCGCGAGCGGGCGGCCGCCCTCGCCCCCGCGCTCGGCGCGACCTGGACCGACGACGAGCCGTGGCGCTTCCTCACCGACCTCACGGCGACCGGGAGCCGCATGGCCGGCAGCGAAGGGGAGCGCCGGGCCGCCGGACTCGTCGCGGACGCCTTCGAGCGCGCGGGACTCGCGGACGTGCGCACGGAGCCGTTCGACCTCCCGACGTGGGAGCGCGGGTCGGCCTCGCTTGACGTGACCGTCTCGGGGCGGGACGGCGAGCCGGCGACGCGCTCGTTCGATGCCCTAGCGCTCCCGTACTCGCCGGCGGGGAGCGTCGCAGGCGAACTCGTCGACGTCGGCTACGGCACCCCGGCGGAGATAGACGAGCGGGAGGTGGAGGGCCGGATCGCGGTCGCCTCGACGACGACTCCCTCCGGCGGGCGGTTCGTCCACCGCATGGAGAAGTTCGGCTACGCGATAGACGCGGGCGCGGTCGGCTTCGTGTTCGTCAACCACCTCGACGGCCAGCTCCCCCCGACCGGGTCGCTCACGTTCGGGGCGGAGGCCGAGGCGGTCGCCGTCGGCGTCTCGAAGGAGACCGGCGCGTGGCTCCGCGAGTACGCGGTCGGGGGCGAAGGGGCGATCACGTCCGGTTCGCGCGACGTCGCGCAGGCGGAGCTGTCGGTCGAGGCGTCGACGACCCCCGGCGAGAGCCGTAACGTGATCGGGCGCGCCGGGCCGGACACCGACGAACGGGTCCTCCTGCTGGCTCACTACGACGCCCACGACATCGCGGAGGGCGCGCTCGACAACGGCTGCGGCATCGCGACGGTCGCGACCGCGGCCGGAATCCTCGCGGACGCGGACCTCCCCCTCGGCGTCGACGTCGTCGCGGTCGGCGCGGAGGAGGTCGGGTTGCTCGGCGCGGAACACCTCGCGGACCGCCTCGACCTCGACCGCGTGAAGGGCGTGGTCAACGTCGACGGCGCGGGGCGGTTCCGTGACCTCGTCGCGCTCGCGCACGCCTCGACGGCGGCCGCGTCGGTCGCGGAGGCCGTGTCGGCAGCGACGCGGCAGCCGGTCGAGGTCGACGCGCAGCCCCACCCGTTCTCCGACCAGTGGCCGTTCGTGCGCCGCGGCGTGCCGGCGCTCCAGCTCCACAGCGACTCGGGCGACCGCGGCCGGGGCTGGGGTCACACCCACGCGGACACCCGGGACAAGGTCGACGACCGGAACGTCCGCGAGCACGCGATGCTGACAGCGCTGCTCGTCGCGGAGTTCGCGTCGCCCGAACGCGACCTGCCGCGGCTCGACCGCGACGAACTCGCGGCCGCGTTCCGCGAGGCCGACTTCGAGACCGGGATGCGCGCCGCTGACCTCTGGCCGGCCGACTGGGACTGA
- a CDS encoding KaiC domain-containing protein, with protein sequence MSEEDDWFERALRETDEESDERPVAGSESEDGGAESDDGGAESDDGGAESDDGEAESDDGGSESDGAEDAADGAEGTAGSAKPGTADAGRGPDDAEGVSDDPAREIGIGSDDSDGDPFGGVDADGTDVLDGDDSGESDPFGGDDFGTGDLDGGDGGPDAPDADPAGGGLPADAFGDVDDAGSGSFGEDDPFGGGGDADVGSGAGGEHTGGGGTDSLGDDDPFGGSRSPGSGGSGGGGGGGGADNDPFGGYRGPSGGEGDEFGFGEFGGDDAGDAAEFDVDPEEFESEIERTDIGIKGLDDMILGGVPSRSLLSVIGGAGTGKTTFALQFLNHALERGEKGIYITLEQTKESIYDTADEKGWSFRDHAAEDRLAVVAIDPIEMANSLSSIRNDLVRLIAEFDADRLVLDSVSLLEMMYDHPAKRRSEVFGFTRALKDAGVTTLLTSEASEENPYASRHGIVEYLTDAVFVLQYIRGSDFRETRLAVEIQKIRDANHSRETKPYDITDTGISVYDQANIF encoded by the coding sequence ATGAGCGAGGAGGACGACTGGTTCGAGCGCGCGCTGCGCGAGACCGACGAGGAGTCCGACGAGCGTCCCGTGGCCGGTTCGGAATCCGAGGACGGAGGGGCAGAGTCCGACGACGGAGGGGCAGAGTCCGACGACGGAGGGGCAGAGTCCGACGACGGAGAGGCGGAGTCCGACGACGGGGGATCGGAGTCGGACGGCGCGGAAGACGCGGCAGACGGGGCGGAAGGCACCGCCGGGAGCGCGAAACCCGGAACAGCCGACGCGGGACGCGGACCCGACGACGCTGAGGGCGTCTCGGACGACCCGGCGCGGGAGATCGGAATCGGGAGCGACGACTCCGACGGTGACCCCTTCGGCGGCGTCGACGCGGACGGGACCGACGTCCTCGACGGTGACGACTCGGGCGAGAGCGACCCATTCGGCGGTGACGACTTCGGCACCGGCGACCTCGACGGCGGCGACGGCGGACCCGACGCGCCCGACGCCGACCCCGCGGGCGGCGGCCTTCCGGCGGACGCGTTCGGTGACGTCGACGACGCGGGGTCCGGCTCCTTCGGAGAGGACGACCCCTTCGGCGGCGGCGGCGATGCCGATGTCGGGAGCGGTGCGGGCGGCGAACATACCGGGGGCGGCGGCACGGACTCGCTCGGGGACGACGACCCCTTCGGCGGAAGCCGGAGCCCCGGCTCTGGCGGCTCCGGCGGCGGTGGGGGCGGTGGCGGCGCCGACAACGATCCCTTCGGCGGCTACCGCGGCCCGTCGGGCGGGGAAGGCGACGAGTTCGGGTTCGGGGAGTTCGGCGGGGACGACGCCGGGGACGCGGCGGAGTTCGACGTCGACCCCGAGGAGTTCGAGTCGGAGATCGAACGGACCGACATCGGGATCAAGGGCCTCGACGACATGATCCTCGGCGGCGTCCCCAGTCGGTCGCTGCTGTCGGTCATCGGCGGCGCCGGGACCGGGAAGACGACGTTCGCGCTCCAGTTCCTCAACCACGCCCTCGAACGCGGCGAGAAGGGGATCTACATCACGCTCGAACAGACGAAGGAGTCGATCTACGACACGGCCGACGAGAAGGGGTGGTCGTTCCGCGACCACGCGGCCGAAGACCGCCTCGCGGTCGTCGCCATCGACCCCATCGAGATGGCGAACTCGCTGTCGTCGATCCGCAACGACCTCGTCCGGCTCATCGCGGAGTTCGACGCGGACCGGCTGGTGCTCGACTCCGTCTCGCTGTTGGAGATGATGTACGACCACCCCGCGAAGCGCCGCTCGGAGGTGTTCGGGTTCACCCGCGCGCTGAAGGACGCGGGCGTGACGACGCTGCTCACCTCCGAGGCGAGCGAGGAGAACCCGTACGCCTCTCGGCACGGGATCGTCGAGTACCTCACCGACGCCGTCTTCGTCCTTCAGTACATCCGCGGGTCGGACTTCCGAGAGACCCGGCTCGCCGTCGAGATCCAGAAGATCCGCGACGCGAACCACTCCCGGGAGACGAAGCCCTACGACATCACGGACACCGGTATCTCCGTCTACGACCAGGCGAACATCTTCTGA
- a CDS encoding NAD(+)/NADH kinase — protein MEVGIVARKGSERAASLAATLRDVVVDAGEGVWLDEETAAALDAGDDARPVAAFDDCDLVVAVGGDGTFLFVARNAGDTPIVGVNLGEVGFLNAVPPADAASALRAEIRSFRDGGLEVREAPRLTASATDWTSTPAANEVVVQGDRRGPGGGIDYEVRVDGSRYAGGHADGVLVATPTGSTAYNLSERGPLVHPDVDGLVVNEMAAEEGMPPLVVDADATVTVSVPDEAGATVVSDGRDTAALDGPVEVTVERTAPPIRVAGPPSDFFEALGKLS, from the coding sequence ATGGAAGTGGGCATCGTGGCGCGAAAGGGCAGCGAGCGGGCGGCGTCGCTCGCGGCGACGCTCAGGGACGTCGTCGTCGACGCGGGCGAGGGCGTCTGGCTCGACGAGGAGACCGCCGCCGCGCTCGACGCCGGCGACGACGCCCGGCCGGTCGCGGCGTTCGACGACTGCGACCTGGTCGTCGCGGTCGGCGGCGACGGGACGTTCCTGTTCGTCGCGCGCAACGCCGGCGACACCCCGATCGTCGGGGTGAACCTCGGAGAGGTGGGCTTCCTCAACGCCGTCCCGCCCGCCGACGCCGCGAGCGCGCTCCGCGCGGAGATCCGGTCGTTCCGCGACGGCGGCCTGGAGGTCCGCGAGGCCCCGCGGCTCACCGCCAGCGCGACCGATTGGACCTCGACGCCCGCCGCGAACGAGGTGGTCGTCCAGGGCGACCGCCGCGGCCCGGGCGGCGGAATCGACTACGAGGTGCGCGTCGACGGGTCGCGGTACGCCGGCGGGCACGCCGACGGCGTCCTCGTGGCCACGCCGACGGGGTCGACCGCGTACAACCTCTCCGAGCGCGGGCCGCTGGTCCACCCCGACGTGGACGGGCTGGTCGTCAACGAGATGGCCGCCGAGGAGGGGATGCCCCCGCTTGTGGTGGACGCCGACGCGACCGTCACCGTCTCGGTGCCGGACGAGGCGGGCGCGACCGTCGTCAGCGACGGCCGCGACACCGCCGCGCTCGACGGGCCGGTCGAGGTGACAGTCGAGCGTACCGCGCCGCCGATACGGGTCGCCGGCCCGCCCTCCGACTTCTTCGAGGCGCTCGGGAAGCTGTCGTGA